A section of the Pristiophorus japonicus isolate sPriJap1 chromosome 4, sPriJap1.hap1, whole genome shotgun sequence genome encodes:
- the LOC139262481 gene encoding large ribosomal subunit protein uL5-like: MASEKKENTMRKLCIRKLCLNICVGESGDRLARAAKVLEQLIGHTSVFSKACYTVRSFGIRRNEKIAVHCTIRGAKAEDILEKGLKVWEYELRKSNFCNTGNFSFGIQERIDLGIKYDPSIGIYGLDFYLVMGRPGFSISDFKKRYKRDGHLTTGESSCYDIGLKKERLGFI; encoded by the coding sequence ATGGCGAGTGAAAAGAAGGAAAACACTATGCGCAAGCTCTGCATCAGGAAGCTGTGTCTGAATATCTGTGTAGGTGAAAGTGGTGACAGACTCGCCAGAGCTGCTAAAGTGCTGGAGCAACTCATTGGCCACACCTCAGTGTTTTCCAAAGCTTGCTATACTGTCCGATCATTTGGTATCAGAAGAAATGAGAAGATTGCTGTTCATTGTACAATTCGAGGAGCTAAAGCTGAGGATATTTTAGAGAAGGGTCTAAAGGTTTGGGAATATGAACTGAGGAAGAGCAACTTCTGTAACACTGGGAACTTTAGCTTCGGGATCCAGGAACGCATTGATCTGGGCATCAAGTATGATCCTAGTATTGGAATTTATGGTTTGGATTTCTACTTGGTCATGGGGCGGCCTGGTTTCAGTATTTCTGATTTTAAAAAAAGGTATAAAAGGGACGGTCATCTGACCACTGGTGAAAGCTCATGTTATGACATtggactaaagaaagaaagacttggatttatatag